From a region of the Triticum aestivum cultivar Chinese Spring chromosome 7D, IWGSC CS RefSeq v2.1, whole genome shotgun sequence genome:
- the LOC123169587 gene encoding uncharacterized protein: MHAASTLLHPSMMEPPHPINQSFAINLHPSSTHNLVTHAQAQLINSPRSALSVSVDCTSPSPSGNPHPASFLDLSSLCHSPTSTSSIAAASSYKGWSSVCHVRPLLFIVLLYPLAFALCPAVLLIRLMGFPAVYSEMPRLLLNLLFLLGHLRRLSSWLLRLVGAGVDDDLCFDYSDASDFADHHQEQYQHQHQHRDHGLEELEEHSPAVRFDALSAASDGDDGTALLPEGCAVCLGDFHGAARVRRPRGCRHVFHRGCLDRWASHGHHTCPLCRAPLLPPAPASLGPVLLPMPLPAS; the protein is encoded by the coding sequence ATGCACGCAGCTAGCACGCTCCTCCATCCATCGATGATGGAGCCACCCCACCCGATTAATCAATCATTCGCCATTAATCTCCATCCATCGTCGACACACAACCTTGTCACGCACGCACAGGCACAGTTAATTAACTCGCCCCGCTCAGCTCTGTCCGTGTCCGTCGACTGTACATCTCCGTCGCCATCCGGCAACCCCCATCCTGCTTCATTTCTCGATCTCTCCTCCTTGTGTCACTCTCCTACCTCCACCTCCTCCATAGCTGCTGCCTCTAGCTATAAAGGCTGGAGCTCTGTGTGCCATGTGAGACCCCTCCTCTTCATCGTCCTCCTATACCCTCTAGCTTTCGCGCTCTGTCCGGCCGTCCTCCTCATTCGGCTAATGGGGTTCCCGGCGGTGTACTCGGAGATGCCCAGGCTGCTGCTGAACCTCCTCTTCCTGCTGGGCCACCTGCGCCGCCTCTCCTCATGGCTGCTCCGCCTCGTCGGCGCCGGCGTCGACGACGACCTCTGCTTCGACTACTCGGACGCCTCCGACTTCGCCGACCACCACCAGGAGCAataccaacaccaacaccaacaccgCGACCACGGCCTGGAGGAGCTGGAGGAGCACTCTCCGGCCGTGCGCTTCGACGCGCTCTCCGCTGCTTCCGACGGAGACGACGGCACGGCGCTGCTGCCGGAGGGCTGCGCGGTGTGCCTCGGCGACTTCCACGGCGCCGCCCGGGTGCGTCGGCCGCGCGGGTGCCGGCACGTCTTCCACCGCGGATGCCTCGACCGCTGGGCCTCCCACGGCCACCACACCTGCCCGCTCTGCCGGGCGCCGCTcctgccgccggcgccggcgtctcTGGGTCCCGTCCTCCTGCCCATGCCGCTGCCGGCGTCGTGA